The following are from one region of the Sardina pilchardus chromosome 4, fSarPil1.1, whole genome shotgun sequence genome:
- the LOC134078881 gene encoding complement C1q-like protein 2: METAAQETRLSASETEVENLKMETAAQETELAAVKTRLADTETDVVNLEKEITEQPKVAFSAGLTNSGFIESGNTDLNLVFTKVITNVGQAYSSTTGFFTAPVRGVYYFRFTVADVLSSRSMTIRMCKNGEQIMYLHEYDTDGQVSYLSSGATLQLEEGDVVNMRLPAGYKLFDNTNNYTTFSGFLLFTL; encoded by the coding sequence atggaaactgcagcacaagagaccagactgtctgccagtgagactgaggtggagaacctgaagatggaaactgcagcacaagagacagagctggcagcagtgaagaccagactggcagatactgagactgatgtagtgaatctggagaaagagatcacagagcaacccaaggtggcattctcagcaggGCTGACTAACTCAGGATTCATAGAGTCTGGGAATACTGACctgaacttggtcttcactaaagtcatcaccaatgttggacaggcctacagcagcacaacaggcttcttcacagctccagtcaggggagtctactacttcagattcactgttGCAGATGTACTATCCTCACGCTCAATGACCATCAGGATGTGTAAGAATGGAGAGCAGATCATGTATTTACATGAGTATGATACTGATGGACAGGTCTcctatctgtccagtggtgctactctgcagctggaggagggagatgtagttaacatgCGACTCCCTGCAGGCTACAAGCTCTTTGATAATACTAATAATTACACcaccttcagtggcttcctgctgtTTACTCTCTGA
- the LOC134078885 gene encoding complement C1q tumor necrosis factor-related protein 3-like, with the protein RLAATETDVVNLEKDITEQPKVAFSAGLTNSGYISSGDTDLNLVFTKVITNVGQAYSSTTGFFTAPVRGVYYFRFTVVDNLASRILYIIMSKNGEKILQLYEYDSDGQPSYLSSGATLQLEEGDVVNMRLPAGYRLYDDSNNRSTFSGFLLFPL; encoded by the coding sequence agactggcagctactgagactgatgtagtgaatctggagaaagatatcacagagcaacccaaggtggcattctcagcaggGCTGACTAACTCAGGATACATATCGTCTGGGGATACTGACctgaacttggtcttcactaaagtcatcaccaatgttggacaggcctacagcagcacaacaggcttcttcacagctccagtcaggggagtctactacttcagattcactgtcGTGGATAACCTAGCCTCACGCATTTTGTACATCATCATGTCTAAGAATGGAGAGAAGATCCTGCAGTTGTATGAGTATGATTCTGATGGACAGCCCTcctatctgtccagtggtgctactctgcagctggaggagggagatgtagttaacatgCGACTCCCTGCAGGCTACAGGCTCTATGATGATTCTAATAATCGCagcaccttcagtggcttcctgctctttcctctctga
- the LOC134078883 gene encoding complement C1q-like protein 2: QETRLAATETDVVNLEKEITEQPKVAFSAGLTNSGYISSGDTDLNLVFTKIITNIGQAYSSITGFFTAPVRGVYYFRFTVADILTSHSMTIRMSKNGEQIMYLGEYDTDHQRSYLSSGATLQLEEGDVVNMRLPADRRLHDNSNNHCTFSGFLLFPL; this comes from the coding sequence caagagaccagactggcagctactgagactgatgtagtgaatctggagaaagagatcacagagcaacccaaggtggcattctcagcaggGCTGACTAACTCAGGATACATATCGTCTGGGGATACTGACctgaacttggtcttcactaaaatcatcaccaatattggacaggcctacagcagcataacaggcttcttcacagctccagtcaggggagtctactacttcagattcactgttGCAGATATCCTAACCTCACACTCAATGACCATCAGGATGAGTAAGAATGGAGAGCAGATCATGTATTTAGGAGAGTATGATACTGATCACCAGCGCTcctatctgtccagtggtgctactctgcagctggaggagggagacgTAGTTAACATGCGACTCCCTGCAGACCGCAGGCTCCATGATAATTCTAATAATCACTgcaccttcagtggcttcctgctctttcctctctga